A portion of the Methanofollis sp. genome contains these proteins:
- a CDS encoding MFS transporter, translating to MKSPFDVGDPRYHLSVTAILSAVVAMVMFTEAMLAPALPAIQNEFAISGVLNSWILTIPLLVAAIISPVIGKCGDLYGKKRMILFSVIVYAAGVFASGWAPDIWVLILCRAMQGVGLGVLPLGYALIREQFPQEKVPIAIGTIAAMFGAGAFLGIFIGSWIIEHFGWRTTYHVAAPVVFLLLMATALVIIPSPRVQGAAIDRPGVATLTLFLLSIVLALTLGGQGGGMLPAVLVCAALAVAFAALFVRVERQSPDPMVDLAMIMKAPVVIAMTIGLIVTMATFMVIQTLPYLIESPISLGLSHFAVGLVMMPGALADMICGPLTGVFIRRRGERAAMLVGSVLFAAGAVCYLLLDPSMASLILAGVLFNAGMSVTLTGNTIIVVRSMRPEETGIGSSIYHTAQNMGGMIGPVIAGIFISLHVVSVPGWDIPVPTGEAFTSIFSMIVLLALFVILLARQIRDSEVTATVSGK from the coding sequence GAGTTTGCCATCTCGGGCGTCCTGAACTCGTGGATCCTGACAATCCCCCTCCTTGTCGCCGCCATCATCTCGCCGGTCATCGGGAAATGCGGCGACCTCTACGGCAAGAAGAGGATGATCCTCTTCTCTGTCATCGTCTATGCGGCGGGCGTCTTCGCGAGCGGGTGGGCCCCGGACATCTGGGTCCTCATCCTGTGTCGGGCGATGCAGGGGGTGGGCCTTGGTGTCCTGCCCCTCGGATACGCCCTGATCAGGGAACAGTTCCCACAGGAAAAAGTCCCTATCGCCATCGGGACGATCGCCGCGATGTTCGGTGCCGGTGCCTTCCTCGGCATCTTCATCGGTTCCTGGATCATCGAGCACTTCGGCTGGAGGACGACCTATCATGTGGCGGCTCCCGTGGTGTTCCTCCTCCTCATGGCGACGGCACTGGTCATCATCCCATCGCCCCGCGTGCAGGGTGCGGCGATCGATAGGCCAGGCGTGGCCACCCTCACCCTCTTCCTCCTCTCCATTGTACTGGCCCTCACCCTCGGTGGCCAGGGAGGGGGGATGTTGCCGGCTGTCCTCGTCTGTGCGGCCCTTGCCGTCGCCTTTGCCGCCCTCTTTGTCCGTGTCGAGAGGCAGTCGCCTGACCCGATGGTCGACCTTGCGATGATCATGAAGGCGCCGGTGGTCATCGCAATGACCATCGGGCTCATCGTGACCATGGCCACCTTCATGGTCATCCAGACTCTCCCCTATCTCATCGAGAGCCCGATCAGCCTCGGCCTGTCGCACTTTGCCGTTGGCCTGGTGATGATGCCAGGCGCCCTCGCCGACATGATCTGCGGTCCCCTCACCGGCGTCTTCATCAGGAGGCGAGGGGAGCGTGCCGCCATGCTCGTCGGGTCTGTGCTCTTCGCCGCGGGGGCCGTCTGCTATCTCCTCCTCGATCCCTCGATGGCGTCTCTCATCCTTGCGGGTGTCCTCTTCAACGCGGGGATGTCGGTCACCCTCACCGGCAACACTATCATCGTCGTCAGGTCGATGCGGCCCGAAGAGACCGGCATTGGGAGTTCGATCTACCATACGGCCCAGAACATGGGAGGGATGATCGGCCCGGTGATCGCGGGGATTTTCATCTCCCTCCATGTGGTGTCGGTGCCGGGATGGGACATACCTGTGCCCACCGGCGAGGCCTTCACCTCCATATTCAGCATGATCGTCCTTCTTGCCCTCTTTGTCATCCTCCTTGCCCGGCAGATCCGGGACAGCGAGGTGACGGCCACAGTCTCCGGGAAGTGA